A window of Paenibacillus polygoni contains these coding sequences:
- a CDS encoding ABC transporter ATP-binding protein — translation MLKVKGLSITDERKKTVLVENVNFTLDRNHCLGIVGESGSGKSITTKAILGLTQPSLKVTGHVYFDGDDLLQLGKKEMRKIRGKRICMILQDAMSAFDPLYTMGSQMIETLCENLEISKKEARVLSIIELEKMQIKEPEQVLKKYPHQLSGGMLQRCMIAIAMAVKPDIIIADEPTTALDSITQNEVVKEFERLRSELDTAVIFISHDLGVVQRLAQTVLVMKDGKQVEYGKIEDVFSNPEQDYTKFLIHTREQLTKSFSDAMRKDDPV, via the coding sequence GTGTTAAAAGTAAAGGGCTTATCCATTACAGATGAACGGAAAAAGACAGTCCTCGTAGAAAATGTGAATTTTACGCTAGATCGCAATCATTGTCTAGGTATTGTCGGAGAAAGCGGAAGCGGTAAGTCTATTACCACAAAGGCTATACTGGGACTAACTCAGCCCTCACTGAAGGTTACAGGGCATGTTTATTTTGATGGCGATGATCTGTTGCAGCTAGGTAAGAAAGAGATGAGAAAGATAAGAGGCAAGCGGATCTGCATGATCTTGCAAGACGCGATGTCTGCCTTTGATCCGTTATATACCATGGGAAGTCAAATGATTGAGACCTTGTGTGAGAACCTCGAAATATCGAAAAAAGAAGCGAGAGTTCTCTCTATTATAGAGCTTGAAAAGATGCAAATTAAAGAACCAGAACAAGTGCTGAAGAAATACCCGCATCAGTTATCAGGCGGTATGCTGCAGCGGTGTATGATTGCGATTGCGATGGCAGTGAAACCAGATATTATTATTGCGGATGAACCTACAACTGCGCTGGATTCGATCACGCAAAATGAGGTAGTAAAAGAGTTTGAACGACTGAGAAGTGAACTCGATACGGCTGTTATTTTTATATCACATGACCTCGGTGTTGTACAAAGACTAGCACAAACGGTACTTGTCATGAAAGATGGAAAACAAGTAGAGTACGGGAAAATAGAAGATGTATTCTCAAACCCAGAGCAGGACTATACGAAGTTTTTAATTCATACCCGAGAACAATTAACGAAGTCCTTTTCAGATGCGATGAGAAAGGATGATCCTGTGTAA
- a CDS encoding alpha/beta fold hydrolase encodes MNTTVTTTTLKMNGMEYRCRTAGLEQDGELVIFLHGFPESSIIWEETMSKLAALGYRCLAPDQRGYSDGARPDGYENYSLRKLSADVIGFADVMGCSGKFHLVGHDLGAAVGWSVVTLYPQRIQTWTAMSVPHWEAYKWALENDPVQKQKGTYVTKFMEPEVPESLIAANDYAVLRHLWEGFDQETQEDYMRIFSQPEARTAVINWYRGIMQVEEQIPYKDVETPTAFIWGNEDLALARAGVEKSHTYMKGYYDFHELNAGHWLTQFNEPEVSEIILNHIQKFPIEK; translated from the coding sequence ATGAACACTACAGTTACTACAACTACACTCAAAATGAATGGTATGGAGTACCGCTGCCGTACGGCGGGGTTAGAGCAAGACGGTGAACTGGTCATTTTCCTTCACGGATTTCCAGAAAGTTCGATTATATGGGAAGAAACAATGTCTAAATTGGCCGCGCTCGGCTATCGCTGTCTAGCTCCAGACCAAAGAGGATATTCAGACGGTGCCCGTCCTGACGGCTATGAAAATTATTCTTTGAGAAAACTTTCTGCTGATGTCATTGGATTTGCAGATGTAATGGGCTGCTCGGGTAAATTCCACCTGGTTGGACATGATCTGGGGGCAGCCGTTGGTTGGAGCGTTGTCACTTTATATCCTCAGCGGATACAGACTTGGACTGCTATGTCTGTGCCTCATTGGGAAGCTTACAAGTGGGCGCTCGAAAATGATCCGGTGCAAAAACAAAAAGGTACTTATGTAACTAAATTTATGGAACCGGAGGTTCCTGAATCCTTAATAGCTGCTAATGATTATGCTGTTTTGCGTCATTTATGGGAAGGCTTCGATCAAGAAACACAGGAAGACTATATGAGGATTTTCTCGCAGCCTGAGGCCAGAACTGCAGTTATCAATTGGTATCGCGGCATCATGCAGGTTGAAGAACAGATTCCATATAAAGATGTTGAAACTCCGACCGCTTTCATCTGGGGAAACGAAGATTTAGCGCTTGCTCGTGCAGGAGTAGAGAAAAGTCACACCTATATGAAAGGTTATTATGATTTCCATGAACTGAATGCGGGTCACTGGCTAACACAGTTTAATGAACCAGAGGTATCTGAAATTATCCTTAACCACATTCAAAAGTTCCCAATAGAAAAATAA
- a CDS encoding phosphotransferase has translation MANQEHEEELTGGNVSKVYRVADTVRRELHSDSSRIHKLLQHLEDKGFHYAPKFLGIDEKGREILSFIEGEAGNYPVKEYMWSNETLTKIAKMLRLYHDSVTDFRFDSSWKPIDLTPEPLEVICHNDFAIYNIIFDKETPVGIIDYDVAAPGPRLWDISYTLYTCVPLSRFYLSKTGEPIPYDPVKHAGRIKQRIALFLESYGTEITSDVLNIVLLRLEGLCKTITRRAKQGEVAFQKMIDEGHLEHYQSDIRFIQEHRKAWVY, from the coding sequence GTGGCAAACCAAGAGCATGAAGAAGAGTTAACTGGGGGAAATGTCTCTAAAGTGTACCGAGTAGCTGATACGGTACGGCGAGAACTTCATTCGGACAGCTCTAGAATCCATAAACTGTTACAGCATCTAGAGGATAAAGGTTTTCATTATGCCCCAAAGTTTTTAGGGATCGATGAAAAAGGAAGAGAGATATTATCGTTCATCGAGGGGGAAGCTGGTAATTACCCCGTTAAAGAGTATATGTGGTCTAATGAAACATTAACTAAAATAGCGAAAATGCTCCGTCTTTACCATGATTCTGTTACAGATTTTCGATTTGATTCTAGCTGGAAACCCATTGATCTTACTCCAGAGCCTCTTGAGGTCATCTGTCATAATGATTTTGCGATATATAATATTATTTTTGATAAAGAAACGCCGGTAGGTATTATAGATTATGATGTTGCTGCGCCAGGACCGAGACTCTGGGATATCTCTTATACGCTGTACACCTGTGTTCCCTTAAGCAGATTCTATCTGTCTAAAACAGGGGAACCTATTCCTTATGATCCAGTGAAGCATGCAGGTCGAATAAAACAAAGGATCGCTTTGTTTCTTGAGTCTTACGGTACAGAAATAACAAGTGATGTTCTCAATATAGTATTGCTGCGTTTAGAAGGACTGTGTAAAACGATAACGAGAAGAGCGAAGCAAGGGGAAGTCGCATTTCAAAAAATGATAGATGAAGGGCATCTGGAACACTATCAGAGTGATATTAGATTCATTCAGGAACATAGGAAAGCGTGGGTGTATTAG
- a CDS encoding Cof-type HAD-IIB family hydrolase, which translates to MYKIVFFDVDGTLLSEIDRTLPVSTKEAIRELIERGIKVVVATGRPYSLCEEFKMMGIDTIISANGALIKCDEEVIYKSVLSIEMVRDISSFAEQNGHGMSYFTEQFTMNGIGIDDERIMGALQETLSITQYPEKVVSLSDEVYCICLYADVNEIQKFEIQFPQLRFERFHDYVTNVLEEADVSKSAAIKRVLDYLDISKEEAIAFGDGGNDIDMLEYAGLGIAMGNGNERLKQRADFVTKKASEDGISYALRKFGVIS; encoded by the coding sequence ATGTATAAAATTGTGTTTTTTGACGTCGATGGTACGCTATTAAGTGAAATTGACAGAACCCTGCCCGTAAGCACGAAAGAAGCAATCAGAGAGTTGATCGAGAGGGGAATAAAAGTTGTAGTTGCAACAGGAAGACCCTACAGTCTGTGTGAAGAGTTTAAGATGATGGGGATTGACACGATTATTTCTGCGAATGGGGCACTGATCAAATGTGATGAAGAAGTCATCTATAAATCAGTGCTTTCGATAGAAATGGTCCGAGATATTTCTTCTTTTGCTGAACAAAACGGTCACGGTATGTCCTATTTCACCGAACAATTTACTATGAACGGGATTGGCATTGATGATGAGCGGATCATGGGGGCACTGCAAGAGACGTTGAGTATTACGCAGTATCCAGAGAAAGTAGTTTCCCTATCTGATGAAGTATACTGTATATGTTTATATGCGGATGTTAACGAAATTCAAAAATTTGAGATCCAATTCCCCCAGCTCAGATTTGAGCGTTTCCATGATTATGTTACAAATGTTCTCGAAGAAGCCGATGTATCCAAATCAGCTGCGATCAAAAGAGTGCTAGACTATCTGGACATTTCCAAAGAGGAAGCCATCGCTTTTGGTGACGGAGGAAATGATATCGACATGCTGGAGTATGCAGGTCTCGGCATAGCGATGGGAAATGGTAATGAACGACTCAAGCAAAGAGCGGACTTTGTTACGAAAAAGGCAAGCGAAGACGGCATTTCCTATGCATTAAGGAAATTTGGCGTTATTTCGTAG
- a CDS encoding phosphotransferase enzyme family protein, whose protein sequence is MLKLKYLFNNEDLAEMILKNWSFDEESKEMFTYYRISSNAIYPYIDKGMAHFLRFSPVSEKMKSNILAELDFISYLLGKEYGVLESIPSKDGEKLVEVNTPWGEYYASAFKRVPGKQISNTDFSDEIVFSYGKSLGRLHYLSSQYTPRNFERWSYGDVLDWMEEVVKNHPDELTAKKEMKLLRSYFAALPKSAENYGLIHYDFENDNVFYDENTKSCYVIDFDNAMYHWYGMDIEQALDSLQDYTPMELFQQKKQCFLDGYLTEYEYSNDLDTYLPVFRRFANLYGYVRILKSTEEKWDHEPEWLTNLREKLTAALKAKATSFGQPI, encoded by the coding sequence ATGCTGAAACTGAAGTATCTATTCAATAATGAAGACTTAGCAGAAATGATTTTAAAAAATTGGAGTTTTGATGAAGAATCAAAGGAGATGTTTACCTATTATCGCATATCCTCAAATGCCATTTATCCGTATATCGATAAGGGTATGGCTCATTTCTTACGGTTTTCCCCTGTATCAGAGAAAATGAAATCTAATATACTAGCAGAACTTGATTTTATTTCGTACTTGCTTGGCAAAGAGTATGGAGTGCTAGAGTCGATTCCATCAAAGGATGGAGAGAAGCTTGTTGAGGTAAACACTCCGTGGGGCGAATACTATGCATCGGCTTTTAAGCGTGTACCCGGCAAGCAGATTAGTAACACGGATTTTAGTGATGAAATCGTTTTTAGTTATGGAAAATCACTGGGAAGGCTGCATTACTTATCTAGTCAATACACACCTCGAAATTTCGAAAGATGGTCCTATGGCGATGTATTAGATTGGATGGAAGAAGTGGTGAAGAATCACCCAGATGAACTGACTGCAAAGAAAGAAATGAAATTACTGAGATCTTATTTTGCTGCCCTTCCTAAATCTGCTGAGAATTATGGATTGATTCATTATGATTTTGAAAACGATAACGTATTTTACGATGAGAATACTAAATCCTGTTATGTTATTGACTTTGATAATGCGATGTACCACTGGTATGGCATGGATATTGAGCAAGCACTGGATAGTTTGCAGGATTATACTCCCATGGAGTTATTTCAGCAGAAGAAACAATGCTTTTTAGACGGTTATCTCACGGAATATGAATATTCAAATGATCTTGACACTTACTTACCCGTATTCCGGCGTTTTGCGAATCTATATGGGTATGTACGAATTTTAAAATCTACGGAGGAAAAATGGGATCATGAGCCTGAATGGCTAACAAATCTACGAGAGAAACTGACAGCTGCACTCAAAGCAAAAGCAACTTCATTTGGTCAGCCGATCTAA
- a CDS encoding class I SAM-dependent methyltransferase, which produces MNDFFNEAIWEKAWKEHGENAQKKMKSAGVQPSNAFDHKAKMFNEQSFNEAGKKRTSRIMSWLEGQGVQFNNASVLDIGAASGVFSIPFAERGAHVTAVESSLPLVELLKENVAALAGNEVTIIPEPFENIDVIASGWVDAFHLVFASMCPVILDWQSVEKLLLCAREYCYISMPAGSIEISLINEIWPLITDQPFKKKHMEMGYLLHLLYLKGYSYESLISKETKTTEVSKEDALKEVLHWLKNHDLPTDEQVQKIVTDYLDEAYPSGKVVIKQSGRYGKVLVRLQAEEMYTK; this is translated from the coding sequence ATGAACGATTTTTTTAATGAAGCTATATGGGAAAAAGCGTGGAAAGAGCATGGTGAGAACGCTCAGAAAAAAATGAAAAGCGCTGGAGTTCAGCCCTCCAATGCTTTTGATCATAAAGCAAAGATGTTTAATGAGCAGTCATTTAATGAAGCAGGGAAAAAGAGAACTTCACGAATCATGAGCTGGCTTGAAGGGCAAGGGGTACAATTTAATAATGCGTCTGTACTGGATATCGGCGCCGCCTCGGGAGTGTTTTCGATACCATTCGCAGAAAGGGGAGCCCATGTAACTGCAGTAGAGTCTTCTCTGCCCCTGGTAGAACTTTTAAAAGAAAATGTCGCTGCACTCGCCGGAAATGAAGTAACTATCATCCCTGAACCATTCGAAAATATCGACGTGATTGCAAGCGGATGGGTAGATGCTTTCCATCTTGTATTTGCCTCGATGTGTCCGGTTATTCTAGATTGGCAAAGTGTTGAAAAGCTGCTTCTCTGTGCTCGTGAGTATTGTTATATCAGTATGCCGGCGGGCTCCATCGAGATTAGTCTAATCAATGAAATATGGCCGCTGATTACGGACCAACCTTTCAAAAAGAAACACATGGAAATGGGTTATCTGCTTCATCTTCTGTACCTTAAAGGCTACTCCTACGAGTCGCTTATATCGAAGGAAACTAAAACAACAGAAGTCTCAAAAGAAGATGCGTTAAAGGAAGTACTGCACTGGTTAAAGAATCATGACTTGCCTACGGATGAACAAGTCCAGAAGATAGTTACAGACTATTTGGATGAAGCCTATCCATCTGGTAAAGTCGTGATAAAGCAAAGTGGGCGTTATGGCAAGGTACTTGTCCGTTTACAGGCTGAAGAGATGTATACGAAATGA
- the opp1C gene encoding nickel/cobalt ABC transporter permease, translated as MGVINRLKNDRLAMICIGFLFVVILAGIFAPMLAPHNPIETNVKEKFAGISMSYPLGTDQLGRCILSRLLYGIRTTVFTSFLAMAATIIIGTFLGVIAGISRGKVDELIMRICDVFLSFPSEVMILAIVGMMGPGLFNVILASIIAKWAWYTRMIRTIVLKYTDKNYIRFAKVSGCSTRHIVKTHILPGAAGEIAVLATLDTGSVILVISALSFLGLGVQAPTPEWGMMLNEAKNVMIVHPYQMLAPGIAILLVVAAFHFVGDSLQDAFDTKRGTKKG; from the coding sequence GTGGGGGTAATAAATAGATTAAAAAATGATCGTTTAGCGATGATATGTATAGGTTTTCTATTTGTTGTCATTTTGGCTGGAATATTTGCACCTATGCTTGCACCGCATAATCCGATTGAAACCAACGTAAAAGAGAAATTTGCAGGGATAAGTATGAGCTATCCGCTGGGTACAGATCAACTTGGGCGCTGCATTTTGTCAAGGTTACTCTATGGGATACGTACCACGGTATTTACCTCCTTTTTAGCAATGGCAGCAACGATTATCATAGGTACGTTTCTCGGAGTGATCGCTGGGATTTCACGAGGGAAAGTAGATGAACTCATTATGAGAATATGTGATGTATTTTTATCTTTTCCAAGTGAAGTGATGATTCTGGCGATTGTGGGAATGATGGGTCCCGGCTTATTTAATGTGATTCTCGCAAGTATTATCGCAAAATGGGCTTGGTACACTCGGATGATCCGTACGATTGTTTTAAAATATACGGACAAAAATTATATCCGGTTTGCTAAAGTGTCAGGTTGCAGTACGAGGCATATTGTAAAAACACATATTTTACCGGGAGCAGCTGGAGAAATTGCAGTGTTAGCTACACTGGATACGGGATCTGTCATCTTGGTCATTTCAGCCCTGTCATTCTTAGGATTAGGAGTACAAGCTCCGACACCTGAGTGGGGGATGATGCTTAATGAAGCAAAAAATGTGATGATTGTACATCCTTATCAAATGCTTGCTCCTGGAATAGCGATTCTGCTTGTGGTAGCGGCTTTTCATTTCGTAGGGGACAGCTTGCAAGATGCCTTTGATACGAAACGGGGAACGAAGAAGGGGTGA
- a CDS encoding ABC transporter ATP-binding protein: protein MLEVKNVYKYYKRSGKGLRKEKLNVLQDVSFHIHAGECVGLVGESGSGKSTLGRLILGLEKADAGSIRMEDKEITTWIKENKGQMSVVFQDYTSSANPYYKVSDVISELLRAFGTTGDIQEQVESLLQKVGLPLSVANKYPHELSGGQLQRVCIARAISRNPRFLVLDEAISSLDVSTQSQIMELLFRLKENDNMTILFIAHDLQAVSHLCDRVLFMENGQIVEQIATKSLSAVQNDYAKRLLDSVISFHV, encoded by the coding sequence ATGCTTGAAGTAAAAAATGTATATAAGTACTATAAACGATCTGGGAAGGGACTTCGAAAAGAGAAGCTGAACGTATTACAGGATGTTTCTTTTCATATACATGCAGGCGAATGTGTGGGCTTGGTTGGAGAGAGCGGAAGCGGAAAAAGTACATTAGGCAGGCTCATCTTAGGTCTTGAAAAAGCTGACGCTGGCTCCATACGTATGGAAGACAAAGAGATAACGACATGGATCAAAGAAAATAAGGGACAAATGAGCGTTGTTTTTCAGGACTATACCTCATCCGCTAATCCTTATTATAAAGTGAGTGACGTCATTAGTGAGCTGCTTCGAGCCTTTGGAACAACTGGAGATATTCAGGAACAAGTGGAATCATTGTTACAAAAAGTGGGACTCCCTTTATCGGTGGCAAATAAGTATCCCCATGAACTAAGCGGCGGCCAATTACAAAGAGTGTGCATCGCGAGAGCGATTAGTAGAAATCCAAGATTTCTAGTGCTGGATGAAGCGATTAGCTCACTTGATGTGTCAACACAATCACAAATTATGGAACTGCTGTTCAGGCTGAAAGAAAACGATAATATGACGATTCTCTTCATCGCCCACGACCTGCAGGCCGTATCCCATTTATGTGATCGAGTCCTGTTTATGGAGAATGGACAAATTGTAGAGCAGATTGCAACTAAGAGCCTCTCTGCGGTTCAGAACGACTATGCAAAACGACTGCTGGATTCTGTTATTTCATTTCATGTCTAA
- a CDS encoding RrF2 family transcriptional regulator — translation MQFSKSTDYALHALVHLGNSSSLSNIGIKELSSSIGVSESYLSKIMSKLRQNGMVRAVPGVNGGYELARPAEQISFLDVVQVIEGNQQLFECSHANSRLHELLTHEGDAPLCQEHPEHHSICLIEKVMDGAEQHLYQYLKEHTIGSILDEAAKRCNHKGNKEGNKE, via the coding sequence ATGCAATTCTCAAAAAGTACAGATTACGCTTTGCACGCATTAGTACATTTAGGTAACTCGAGCAGTCTAAGCAATATTGGAATCAAGGAATTATCCTCATCCATTGGTGTTTCCGAAAGTTACTTATCTAAAATTATGTCTAAGTTACGGCAAAATGGAATGGTACGTGCTGTTCCTGGGGTCAATGGTGGATATGAACTAGCACGTCCGGCGGAGCAAATCTCTTTCCTTGATGTGGTTCAAGTGATTGAAGGGAATCAGCAGCTGTTTGAATGTTCGCATGCCAATTCCCGATTGCATGAGTTGCTAACACACGAGGGAGATGCACCCTTATGTCAGGAACATCCAGAGCATCATAGTATTTGTTTGATTGAAAAGGTGATGGACGGGGCAGAGCAACATCTATATCAGTACTTAAAGGAACACACAATTGGGTCCATATTGGATGAGGCAGCAAAACGCTGTAATCATAAAGGAAATAAGGAAGGAAATAAGGAGTAA
- a CDS encoding rhamnogalacturonan lyase, whose translation MPKGTNKLPIWKKAAAVGISAVLLSTGCYASAAQDLSGKGHQNMENRIQMEYLDRGLIAVKTGEGNFLSWRLLAQEVSGSSGTGLTGTDFHVYRDGEFVGEVTNSTNFLDPAGAAGSSYYVCAVSNGTEVDRSNSVTPWNHGYYDLPIQKPADGITPAGESYSYSANDMSVGDVNGDGQLEYFVKWDPSNAKDVSQVGYTGNTYVDAYTITGELLYRIDLGVNIRSGAHYTQFLVYDFDGDGKAELMFKTAPGTKILHYNQQGEITSEEYITMLDEDLAAGYTNEDDYRVSREGYYEHMVDMFMDWHDYEEVRNGSWPQTLEEAFGIETKYEYPLSRADAEQLTDYFMDVFAPSKDANRNKFREFEGFILSGPEYLTVFEGATGQELKTIRYKPGRTDDGLRWGDYAMNRIEPGNRVDRFLSGVAYLDGQQPYAVFARGYYTRTTLVSYNWDGTNLNEYWYVDSGWAPMKNPFRDSPHGRPGTDPQYGQITTQGAHSLSVADVDGDGKQEIVYGSTTIDHDGSVLSNSSAVMPPESANPGAVANLGHGDALHVANIDPMREGLEVYMVHEGGPYAPYGYALRDAKTGEVIYGGYTGKDTGRGMIGDIDPERPGLETWAVGVYTAQGEKISDKMPSTNMSIKWSKDMTTQIINGALENTPTIDDWKKGTLLTAEGTRTNNHTKGTPSLVADVFGDWREEMLVRTVDSSAIRIYTNTEVTERKLHTLLHDPQYRAGVATQNTGYNQPVYTSYYFASDTDFSKVNIPNVFIPGLLNVLEQQHGTYVEQGELGGAVVNQATNSLKQARHHYDKQDLKQASFFLEKYISQLNKREGKDAVSEKAKLNLIHHAELLVEQWK comes from the coding sequence ATGCCAAAAGGTACGAACAAGCTTCCCATATGGAAAAAAGCCGCTGCAGTTGGAATAAGCGCTGTCCTTTTAAGTACGGGATGTTATGCTTCTGCAGCACAGGACCTAAGCGGAAAGGGGCATCAGAATATGGAAAACCGCATTCAGATGGAGTATTTAGACCGAGGGCTTATTGCGGTAAAGACAGGAGAAGGTAACTTTTTGAGTTGGAGGTTGCTCGCTCAAGAGGTATCGGGAAGCAGTGGAACCGGGCTGACAGGCACTGATTTTCATGTATATCGAGACGGAGAATTTGTAGGTGAAGTGACAAACAGTACGAATTTTCTTGACCCCGCAGGTGCAGCAGGTTCCTCTTATTACGTCTGTGCAGTGTCTAATGGGACAGAGGTGGATAGAAGCAACTCCGTTACGCCTTGGAATCATGGATATTATGATCTTCCAATTCAAAAGCCTGCTGATGGGATCACGCCAGCCGGTGAAAGCTATAGCTACTCTGCAAATGATATGAGCGTAGGGGATGTGAATGGGGACGGACAACTAGAGTATTTTGTAAAATGGGACCCGAGCAATGCTAAAGACGTCTCCCAAGTGGGATATACGGGAAATACCTATGTTGATGCCTATACGATTACGGGCGAATTGCTGTACCGAATTGACCTGGGTGTTAATATTCGATCTGGTGCGCATTATACGCAGTTCCTCGTTTATGATTTTGACGGGGACGGCAAGGCAGAACTTATGTTTAAGACGGCTCCGGGAACTAAGATTCTTCATTATAATCAGCAAGGAGAGATTACATCCGAAGAATATATCACAATGCTGGACGAAGATCTGGCTGCAGGATATACAAATGAAGATGATTATCGAGTAAGCAGAGAAGGATATTACGAGCACATGGTGGACATGTTTATGGACTGGCATGACTACGAGGAAGTACGTAATGGAAGCTGGCCGCAAACCCTCGAAGAAGCTTTCGGGATTGAAACGAAGTATGAATATCCTTTATCTCGAGCTGATGCGGAGCAGTTGACGGATTATTTTATGGACGTATTTGCTCCATCTAAAGATGCGAATCGGAATAAGTTTCGTGAATTCGAAGGGTTTATTTTATCTGGTCCTGAGTACTTAACTGTGTTCGAGGGAGCAACGGGGCAAGAGCTGAAGACCATCCGTTATAAACCGGGTCGTACCGACGATGGACTGCGCTGGGGTGATTATGCGATGAACCGTATAGAGCCTGGGAACAGGGTAGATCGGTTCTTGTCCGGTGTTGCGTATCTGGATGGACAGCAGCCTTATGCTGTATTTGCAAGGGGTTACTATACTCGAACAACCTTAGTTTCTTATAACTGGGACGGAACTAACTTGAATGAATATTGGTATGTAGACAGCGGCTGGGCTCCAATGAAAAATCCGTTCAGAGACAGCCCGCATGGAAGACCGGGTACGGACCCTCAGTACGGTCAAATTACGACTCAAGGAGCACATTCGCTCAGTGTAGCTGATGTGGATGGAGACGGTAAGCAGGAAATAGTATATGGATCAACGACGATTGATCATGATGGGTCTGTGTTGTCCAATTCTTCTGCAGTTATGCCTCCTGAAAGTGCTAACCCTGGCGCAGTGGCCAATTTGGGTCATGGTGATGCACTGCATGTAGCGAATATTGATCCAATGCGGGAAGGGCTGGAAGTTTACATGGTACACGAAGGTGGACCTTATGCCCCTTATGGTTATGCTCTAAGAGACGCCAAGACAGGAGAAGTCATCTATGGCGGTTACACGGGAAAAGATACAGGACGCGGTATGATTGGTGACATTGATCCAGAACGTCCAGGGCTCGAAACCTGGGCCGTCGGCGTCTACACCGCTCAAGGTGAAAAGATCAGTGACAAGATGCCGAGTACGAACATGAGCATCAAATGGTCGAAGGATATGACAACTCAAATCATCAATGGAGCACTGGAGAATACACCGACAATTGATGATTGGAAAAAAGGGACTTTACTTACTGCGGAAGGTACACGCACGAATAACCACACGAAGGGAACGCCATCCCTTGTGGCGGATGTGTTTGGAGATTGGCGGGAAGAAATGCTTGTCCGCACGGTGGACAGCAGCGCCATTCGTATATATACGAATACGGAAGTAACAGAGCGCAAGCTGCATACGCTCTTACACGATCCTCAGTACCGGGCGGGGGTAGCTACACAGAATACAGGTTACAATCAGCCTGTGTACACTAGTTACTACTTTGCTTCGGATACCGATTTTAGTAAAGTGAACATTCCAAATGTGTTCATTCCCGGATTACTGAATGTTCTTGAACAGCAACATGGCACGTATGTCGAACAAGGAGAACTTGGCGGTGCTGTGGTGAATCAGGCAACGAATTCACTTAAGCAGGCACGTCATCATTATGACAAGCAAGATCTGAAACAGGCTTCATTCTTCCTTGAGAAATACATCTCGCAACTGAATAAACGAGAGGGGAAAGACGCGGTTAGCGAGAAGGCGAAACTAAATTTAATTCATCATGCGGAGCTGTTAGTTGAACAGTGGAAATAG